A region of Corynebacterium glucuronolyticum DSM 44120 DNA encodes the following proteins:
- the trxB gene encoding thioredoxin-disulfide reductase, which yields MSGVNLVSAGESQEETVHEDVHDVIIIGSGPAGYTAAVYTARAELKPLVFEGIEAGGLLATTTEVENFPGFPEGVDGPELMEQMRDQAERFGADLRMEYVDKVDLTSSPKKVYVGSDVYQAKTIILATGAAPRYLGIEGEERLKGHGVSACATCDGFFFKDKKIAVVGGGDSAMEEATFLARFGSEVTIIHRRDEFRASAIMLERATSNEKIRFITNAQVTEVIGEDKVEALRLTVAGEEQTIPMDAMFLAIGHQPNSGFLNGQVDTDPKGYVTVQEPSTQTSVEGVFAAGDLVDSHYQQAITAAGSGCRAALDAEHYLQALQ from the coding sequence ATGTCCGGCGTGAACCTCGTCTCCGCCGGCGAATCCCAGGAGGAGACGGTCCACGAGGATGTCCACGATGTAATCATCATCGGCTCGGGCCCCGCCGGCTACACGGCGGCCGTCTACACCGCCCGCGCGGAGCTGAAACCCCTCGTCTTCGAGGGCATCGAGGCCGGTGGCCTGCTGGCCACCACCACGGAGGTGGAGAACTTCCCCGGCTTCCCGGAGGGTGTCGATGGCCCGGAGCTCATGGAGCAGATGCGTGACCAGGCGGAGCGCTTCGGCGCGGATCTCCGCATGGAGTACGTGGATAAGGTCGATCTCACCTCCAGCCCCAAGAAGGTCTACGTCGGCAGCGATGTCTACCAGGCCAAGACGATCATCCTCGCCACGGGTGCCGCCCCGCGTTACCTCGGCATCGAGGGGGAGGAGCGCCTCAAGGGCCACGGTGTCTCGGCGTGTGCCACCTGCGATGGTTTCTTCTTCAAGGATAAAAAGATCGCGGTCGTCGGCGGCGGCGATTCGGCGATGGAGGAGGCGACGTTCCTCGCCCGCTTCGGCTCCGAGGTGACGATCATCCACCGCCGCGATGAGTTCCGCGCCTCGGCGATCATGTTGGAGCGCGCCACGTCCAATGAGAAGATCCGTTTCATCACCAATGCCCAGGTCACCGAGGTCATCGGCGAGGACAAGGTGGAGGCCCTCAGGCTCACCGTCGCAGGGGAGGAGCAGACCATCCCCATGGACGCGATGTTCCTCGCCATCGGCCACCAGCCCAATTCGGGTTTCCTAAATGGCCAGGTAGACACGGATCCGAAGGGTTATGTCACGGTCCAGGAGCCCTCCACCCAGACCTCCGTCGAGGGTGTCTTCGCCGCCGGTGACCTCGTGGATTCCCATTACCAGCAGGCGATCACGGCGGCGGGTTCCGGCTGCCGCGCCGCCCTCGACGCTGAGCACTACCTACAGGCTCTCCAGTAG
- the trxA gene encoding thioredoxin, with protein sequence MIELTEATFDEVTLTSDVPVLVDFWASWCGPCKKLTPILEDIAEEVGDNAIVASVNVDEERGLAAQHQIMAVPTVMIFAGGKKVEEFSGVRPAQQILALLESY encoded by the coding sequence ATGATTGAACTTACGGAAGCTACTTTCGATGAGGTCACCCTGACCTCCGACGTCCCGGTGCTTGTTGATTTCTGGGCCAGCTGGTGTGGCCCCTGCAAGAAGCTCACGCCGATCCTCGAGGACATCGCCGAGGAGGTCGGTGACAACGCAATCGTCGCCTCCGTCAACGTCGATGAGGAGCGCGGTCTTGCCGCCCAGCACCAGATCATGGCCGTCCCCACGGTGATGATCTTCGCGGGCGGCAAGAAGGTGGAGGAGTTTTCTGGTGTGCGTCCGGCGCAGCAGATTCTCGCCTTGCTGGAAAGCTACTAA
- a CDS encoding N-acetylmuramoyl-L-alanine amidase, giving the protein MLKKLSVGDRSPRVAEVRATLARLGRNDAFSAPLADDFRVEETLFDEELSELLCAFQQSRGILATGMIDEPTLRALREASYTLGTRVLNFIPGKQMVGDDVVQLQTQLQELGFYTDKVDGHYDDVTYEAVKTYQLNSGLTEDGICGPETVRALSLLGHHITGGNPLAIRERELVRNAGPLLSGKRVVIDPGLGGENKGLSTEGKFGLITEEEILWDLATRIEGRMISAGMETILSRPRVDDPSETNRADVANAFNADVTISLRLDRYHNAKAHGCATFYFGSTHGASSMTGEMLSGYIQREIVARTGLGDCRNHARTWELLRLTKMPTVQVMAGYVTNPTDMQILTDPVQRNKIAEAVVVAVKRLYLLDNDDQPTGTFTFSKLLEQEGIC; this is encoded by the coding sequence GTGCTTAAAAAGCTTTCCGTCGGTGATCGTAGTCCGCGGGTGGCTGAGGTTCGTGCTACTCTCGCGCGCCTGGGGCGTAACGACGCCTTTTCGGCACCGTTGGCTGACGACTTCCGGGTGGAGGAGACGCTTTTCGACGAAGAGCTCTCCGAGCTCCTCTGTGCTTTCCAGCAGTCTCGCGGCATCTTAGCCACGGGCATGATCGATGAGCCCACCCTCCGCGCCCTCCGCGAGGCCTCCTACACGCTTGGCACCCGCGTGCTGAACTTCATCCCCGGCAAGCAAATGGTCGGCGACGATGTCGTCCAGCTGCAAACCCAACTCCAGGAGCTCGGCTTTTACACGGACAAGGTTGATGGCCATTACGACGATGTCACCTACGAGGCCGTGAAGACCTACCAGCTCAATTCGGGCCTGACCGAGGACGGCATCTGCGGCCCGGAAACCGTCCGCGCTTTAAGCCTCCTTGGCCACCACATCACCGGCGGTAACCCCCTGGCCATCCGCGAGCGCGAGCTCGTCCGCAACGCGGGCCCGCTCCTGTCCGGCAAGCGCGTCGTCATCGATCCGGGTCTCGGCGGCGAGAATAAGGGCCTGTCCACGGAGGGCAAGTTCGGTCTCATTACGGAGGAGGAGATCCTCTGGGATCTCGCCACCCGCATCGAGGGCCGGATGATCTCCGCCGGCATGGAAACCATCCTCTCCCGCCCGCGTGTCGACGACCCCTCGGAGACCAACCGTGCCGACGTCGCCAACGCCTTCAACGCCGACGTCACGATCAGCCTCCGCCTCGACCGCTACCACAATGCCAAGGCTCACGGCTGCGCCACTTTCTACTTCGGCTCCACCCACGGCGCCAGCTCGATGACGGGGGAGATGCTCTCCGGCTACATCCAGCGCGAGATCGTCGCCCGCACCGGCCTTGGCGATTGCCGCAACCACGCCCGCACCTGGGAACTCCTCCGCCTCACCAAGATGCCCACAGTCCAGGTCATGGCGGGCTACGTCACCAACCCCACGGACATGCAGATCCTCACGGATCCCGTCCAGCGCAACAAGATTGCCGAGGCCGTCGTCGTCGCCGTCAAGCGCCTCTACCTCCTCGATAATGACGACCAACCCACCGGCACCTTCACCTTCTCCAAGCTCCTGGAGCAGGAGGGCATCTGCTAG
- a CDS encoding ATP-binding cassette domain-containing protein — MLTITNGTFGYDTDADPIVRVPALTLEDGAVAGLLGVNGAGKSTLIKGLSGLLPVAQVEKMSLDGEATTITRFKKHRITVFTEDRSFAQWTFSRYMRFVAGAYGVRSLPRLDTLIDGFEFRDFLDTPLGELSSGNAKKARLIAAFAVELPCLILDEPVDALDFFATEYLYEEVKAARERGTAVLMSSHVFESLQELANCLYIVTDGEVTGPHEVPGTRQELGDLLR, encoded by the coding sequence ATGCTGACCATCACCAACGGAACCTTCGGATACGACACAGACGCAGACCCCATCGTCCGCGTGCCGGCACTGACCCTGGAAGACGGGGCCGTCGCCGGGTTATTGGGGGTCAACGGGGCGGGAAAATCGACGCTCATCAAGGGACTGAGCGGGCTGCTGCCCGTGGCGCAGGTGGAAAAGATGAGCCTCGACGGGGAGGCGACAACCATCACTCGGTTTAAAAAGCACCGGATCACCGTGTTCACCGAGGACAGAAGCTTCGCACAGTGGACGTTTAGCAGGTACATGAGGTTTGTCGCCGGGGCGTACGGGGTGCGGTCACTCCCCCGGCTGGACACGCTTATCGACGGCTTTGAGTTCCGCGACTTCCTGGACACACCGCTCGGGGAGCTGAGCTCCGGGAACGCGAAGAAGGCGCGGCTCATCGCCGCGTTCGCCGTCGAACTCCCCTGCCTCATATTAGATGAGCCCGTGGATGCGCTGGACTTCTTCGCCACTGAATACCTCTACGAGGAGGTGAAGGCGGCCCGGGAGCGGGGTACCGCAGTACTCATGAGCTCGCACGTGTTCGAATCACTGCAGGAACTGGCCAACTGCCTCTACATTGTGACAGACGGTGAGGTGACGGGCCCCCACGAGGTGCCAGGCACCCGCCAGGAACTCGGGGACCTGCTGCGATGA
- a CDS encoding ParB/RepB/Spo0J family partition protein — protein MTEQKKNNSKNAKKGGLGRGLAALIPERQQEKPHLGDSAADILLGGGTPPRGFADGMAKAKAAQERRQAEELGASYREIDVDDIVPNAQQPREDFDPDALAELAHSIKEFGLLQPIVVRPREGAKHYEIIMGERRWRATRKAGLGTIPAIVRETDDSSMLRDALLENIHRVELNPLEEAAAYQQLLEEFDVTQAELAEKIGRSRPVITNTIRLLQLPVGVQRKVAARVISSGHARAILGLKDKGQAEALATRVVAEGLSVRATEEAVTLLNSGGEEPKRKKREAVPLPAYAEQAAHRLSDGLDTRVTVNVGKKKGKIVVEFSGKEDFERIIGLLEGH, from the coding sequence ATGACCGAGCAGAAGAAGAACAATAGCAAGAACGCCAAGAAGGGTGGGCTTGGGCGCGGGCTCGCAGCGCTAATTCCCGAGCGGCAACAGGAGAAGCCGCACCTGGGTGACTCGGCAGCAGATATTTTGCTGGGCGGCGGGACACCGCCGCGGGGGTTTGCCGACGGGATGGCGAAAGCAAAGGCGGCACAGGAGCGTCGACAAGCCGAAGAGCTGGGGGCGAGCTACCGCGAGATTGACGTGGACGACATCGTCCCGAACGCGCAACAGCCGCGCGAGGATTTTGATCCCGACGCACTCGCAGAGCTCGCGCATTCCATCAAGGAATTCGGATTGCTGCAACCGATCGTGGTGCGGCCCAGGGAAGGCGCGAAGCATTACGAAATCATTATGGGCGAGCGGCGCTGGAGGGCGACGCGGAAGGCCGGGCTGGGGACCATCCCAGCGATTGTGCGGGAAACCGACGACTCGTCCATGCTGCGCGACGCACTGCTGGAGAACATCCACCGCGTGGAGCTCAACCCGCTGGAAGAGGCGGCCGCGTACCAACAACTGCTGGAAGAATTCGACGTCACGCAGGCCGAGCTGGCGGAGAAAATCGGGCGGTCTCGACCCGTGATTACCAACACCATCCGGCTGCTGCAACTGCCCGTCGGCGTGCAGCGGAAAGTTGCGGCGAGAGTAATAAGTTCCGGGCATGCACGGGCGATCCTGGGACTGAAGGACAAGGGGCAGGCCGAGGCGCTGGCGACGCGCGTGGTGGCCGAGGGGCTGTCCGTGCGCGCCACCGAGGAGGCTGTGACGCTGCTCAATAGCGGCGGCGAGGAGCCGAAGCGGAAGAAGCGCGAAGCCGTGCCGCTGCCCGCCTACGCGGAGCAGGCCGCGCACCGGCTGTCTGACGGGCTGGATACCCGCGTGACGGTGAATGTGGGCAAGAAGAAGGGCAAGATCGTGGTCGAATTCTCCGGCAAGGAGGACTTCGAGCGCATCATCGGGCTGCTCGAAGGGCACTAA
- a CDS encoding ParA family protein — translation MDDNVFGDTPIADAARRAAQIRSSNTDKLPAPEETRIIAVANQKGGVGKTTTTVNLAAGLALAGLKVLVIDLDPQGNASTALGVEHYSGTLSSYEMLIGNCEPAEATYPAAFTSNLFCIPATLDLAGAEIELVSIVRREYRLADAIKKIEGFDYIFIDCPPSLGLLTINAMTAATEVLLPIQCEYYALEGVGQLLNNITMIGENLNYKLHISGIVLTMYDGRTKLSAQVEEEVRGHFGDLVLSHIIPRSVKVSEAPGYAQTVLEYDPGSPGAAAYMDAAAELALRGPMEGYEG, via the coding sequence ATGGACGATAATGTGTTTGGCGATACGCCGATTGCCGACGCCGCGAGGAGGGCCGCACAAATCCGCAGTTCAAATACGGATAAACTGCCTGCCCCGGAGGAGACCCGGATCATCGCCGTCGCCAACCAAAAAGGTGGCGTGGGAAAGACCACGACCACTGTTAACCTGGCGGCGGGGTTGGCGCTTGCCGGGCTGAAAGTCCTCGTCATCGACCTGGACCCGCAGGGGAATGCGTCGACGGCGCTCGGGGTGGAACACTACTCGGGGACCCTGTCTAGCTATGAGATGCTGATTGGCAACTGCGAACCTGCGGAGGCGACGTACCCGGCGGCGTTTACGTCGAACCTGTTCTGCATCCCTGCCACCTTGGACCTCGCCGGTGCCGAGATCGAGCTCGTGTCTATCGTCCGACGCGAATACCGACTCGCCGACGCGATCAAGAAGATCGAGGGATTCGACTACATCTTTATTGACTGCCCGCCCTCGCTAGGTTTGTTGACGATTAACGCGATGACCGCAGCGACCGAGGTTTTGCTGCCCATCCAGTGCGAATACTACGCGTTGGAGGGTGTGGGACAGCTGCTCAATAACATCACGATGATCGGGGAGAACCTCAACTACAAGCTGCACATCTCCGGCATCGTCCTGACCATGTACGATGGGCGCACCAAACTGTCCGCACAGGTGGAAGAGGAAGTGCGCGGGCACTTCGGCGACCTCGTGCTCAGCCACATCATTCCACGGTCCGTGAAGGTCAGCGAGGCGCCCGGGTATGCACAGACCGTCCTCGAATACGACCCCGGCTCGCCGGGGGCGGCCGCCTACATGGATGCGGCGGCGGAGCTGGCGCTGCGCGGCCCTATGGAAGGATACGAGGGCTAA
- the rsmG gene encoding 16S rRNA (guanine(527)-N(7))-methyltransferase RsmG, which yields METTEKLIDDLFGARADLARAYYDLLATDGLTRGFMGPREKDRLWDRHILPCALTESLYAEGKTVVDVGSGAGLPGVPLAIARPDLQVTLLEPLLKRSVFLREVAEKLGLENVHVARGRAEDKPVGKMDYATSRAVAPLWKLAKWSLPLVRKDGGEVLAMKGDSAAEEIERDSGKIKGAGKPEIVTLENEGLSHPTIIVRLVRVA from the coding sequence ATGGAGACCACTGAGAAGCTAATCGACGACCTGTTTGGCGCCCGTGCCGACCTCGCGCGGGCCTACTATGACCTGCTCGCCACCGACGGGCTGACGCGCGGATTCATGGGGCCGCGGGAGAAGGATCGGCTGTGGGATCGGCACATCCTGCCGTGCGCCCTCACGGAGTCCCTCTATGCGGAGGGGAAAACCGTGGTGGATGTGGGATCCGGGGCGGGGCTGCCCGGAGTGCCGTTGGCAATTGCCAGGCCGGATCTGCAGGTGACGCTTCTGGAGCCGCTGCTGAAGCGGAGCGTCTTCCTGCGGGAGGTGGCGGAGAAGCTCGGGCTGGAGAACGTGCATGTGGCGCGCGGGAGGGCCGAGGATAAGCCCGTGGGCAAGATGGATTATGCGACGTCGCGGGCGGTGGCGCCGCTGTGGAAGCTCGCCAAGTGGTCGCTGCCTTTGGTGAGGAAGGATGGCGGGGAGGTGCTCGCCATGAAGGGTGATAGCGCAGCCGAGGAGATTGAACGGGACTCCGGGAAGATCAAGGGTGCCGGGAAACCGGAGATTGTTACCTTGGAAAACGAGGGGCTCAGCCACCCGACCATCATTGTCAGACTAGTCCGGGTAGCATAA